A stretch of the Archangium violaceum genome encodes the following:
- the nth gene encoding endonuclease III, with the protein MTAAQTAKTVLTRLHEAHPGARYELNWTTPFELLVATILAAQCTDERVNRVTATLFKKYQGPRAFAEADTAGLEEDLKPTGFYKQKTKSVQAMSRELLASFGGEVPKTIEELITLPGVARKTANVVLNTAFGIPSGVIVDTHVARVSQRLGLTKKEKPDDIEKDLMKLVPQDEWTFFGPAVVLHGRYTCTARKPRCDACPLNDTCPRIGVE; encoded by the coding sequence ATGACCGCCGCCCAGACCGCCAAGACCGTCCTCACCCGCCTCCACGAGGCCCACCCGGGAGCTCGCTACGAGCTCAACTGGACGACCCCCTTCGAGCTGCTCGTCGCCACCATCCTGGCCGCGCAGTGCACGGACGAGCGCGTCAACCGGGTGACCGCGACCCTCTTCAAGAAGTACCAGGGCCCCCGGGCCTTCGCCGAGGCCGACACCGCCGGGCTTGAGGAGGACCTCAAGCCCACGGGCTTCTACAAGCAGAAGACGAAGTCGGTGCAGGCCATGAGCCGCGAGCTGCTCGCCAGCTTCGGGGGCGAGGTGCCGAAGACGATCGAGGAGCTGATCACCCTCCCCGGCGTGGCCCGCAAGACGGCGAACGTCGTGCTCAACACCGCCTTCGGTATCCCCTCGGGCGTCATCGTCGACACCCACGTGGCCCGGGTCAGCCAGCGTCTGGGCCTCACCAAGAAGGAGAAGCCCGACGACATCGAGAAGGATCTGATGAAGCTCGTCCCCCAGGATGAGTGGACCTTCTTCGGGCCCGCGGTCGTGCTTCACGGCCGCTACACCTGCACGGCCCGCAAGCCCAGGTGCGACGCCTGCCCCCTGAACGACACCTGCCCGAGGATCGGGGTGGAGTAG
- a CDS encoding aldo/keto reductase — MSPADIGAIRIRNPRGDSHAEAAARQLGSPHHSDRLRSLGPIGGSGWTYAWGHQDDEQSIRAIQHALERGINWIDTAAVYGLGHSDFQEPKLSRNLALVELLKKIGERHGRAPSEIAIAWTLRRPVVTGEWGRGERFLEDSNLRPSDS; from the coding sequence TTGTCCCCGGCGGATATAGGGGCGATCAGGATTCGCAACCCAAGGGGAGACTCACATGCAGAAGCGGCAGCTCGGCAACTCGGATCTCCACATCACTCCGATCGGCTTCGGAGCCTGGGCCCCATCGGTGGCTCGGGTTGGACCTACGCCTGGGGTCACCAGGACGATGAGCAGTCCATCCGCGCCATCCAGCACGCGCTCGAGCGGGGCATCAACTGGATCGACACCGCCGCCGTGTACGGGCTCGGCCACTCGGACTTCCAGGAGCCCAAGCTGTCGCGCAACCTGGCCCTGGTGGAGCTGCTGAAGAAGATCGGCGAGCGGCACGGGCGTGCCCCTTCCGAGATCGCCATCGCGTGGACGCTGCGGCGGCCCGTCGTCACGGGCGAGTGGGGAAGGGGAGAGCGCTTCCTGGAGGATTCGAACCTCCGGCCTTCGGATTCGTAG
- a CDS encoding glutamine amidotransferase-related protein — protein MRAVVMQHEENEGPGLLGPALEAAGFTLVKRFRGVKREDLDAELVVVMGGTMGVYEADRHPFLGEELALLIERLALGLPVLGICLGAQLLAAAAGSEVFVGKNGLEVGVAPVRWTKEGLADPVIAGVRPRTPVAHWHQDTFKPVSGATLLASTDRYSQQAFRLGDSYGFQFHLELTADELERWYTEGAEELVELYEKNLDELRSQLPKLRAAEPENRELIERLAHHFARVARASR, from the coding sequence ATGCGCGCGGTGGTGATGCAGCACGAGGAAAACGAGGGGCCAGGGCTGCTCGGTCCGGCCCTGGAGGCGGCGGGCTTCACGCTGGTGAAGCGCTTCCGTGGTGTGAAGCGGGAGGACCTGGACGCGGAGCTGGTGGTGGTGATGGGCGGCACCATGGGCGTCTACGAAGCGGACCGCCATCCCTTTCTCGGAGAGGAGCTGGCTCTACTGATCGAGCGGCTCGCGCTCGGGCTGCCGGTACTGGGCATCTGCCTGGGCGCGCAGCTCCTGGCGGCGGCGGCCGGCTCCGAGGTCTTCGTCGGGAAGAACGGGCTCGAGGTGGGTGTGGCACCCGTGCGCTGGACGAAGGAGGGCCTGGCCGATCCCGTCATCGCGGGCGTGCGCCCACGCACTCCCGTGGCCCATTGGCATCAGGACACCTTCAAGCCCGTGTCGGGGGCCACCCTCCTGGCCTCCACGGATCGCTACTCGCAGCAGGCCTTCCGGCTCGGCGACTCGTATGGGTTCCAGTTCCACCTGGAGCTCACCGCGGACGAGCTCGAGCGCTGGTACACCGAGGGCGCCGAGGAGCTGGTCGAGCTGTACGAGAAGAACCTGGACGAGCTGCGCTCCCAGCTCCCCAAGCTGCGCGCCGCGGAGCCCGAGAACCGGGAGCTCATCGAGCGGCTCGCCCACCACTTCGCCCGGGTGGCTCGCGCCTCCAGGTGA
- a CDS encoding DUF7710 domain-containing protein translates to MRRLRFPIVMPYRRSSDYLVWIPATREVLLPLGAPGYVEDDPTRTGGMREFFWAFEAENGLRFQVSWDEGAGGALVQADPPDAQQTISALRALGVDAAFEINTVPEGLPLRRYHAFGAVWLFTGQGAAQPTAVFSRKQLADEWLARTKYSGTLVAYPLDESRYDMERRLGRYPLPLAGSAAASR, encoded by the coding sequence ATGCGTCGGCTGCGCTTTCCCATCGTCATGCCCTATCGCCGGTCCAGTGATTACCTCGTGTGGATCCCGGCCACTCGCGAAGTACTTCTTCCGTTGGGGGCACCTGGCTACGTGGAGGACGATCCCACCCGTACGGGTGGCATGCGTGAATTCTTCTGGGCCTTCGAAGCGGAGAATGGACTGCGGTTCCAGGTTTCATGGGATGAGGGCGCGGGGGGTGCTCTCGTCCAGGCCGATCCACCCGATGCACAACAGACCATCTCGGCCCTACGCGCCCTGGGAGTGGATGCGGCCTTCGAGATAAATACGGTTCCCGAGGGGCTTCCGCTGCGGCGATACCATGCATTCGGAGCTGTGTGGCTCTTCACGGGCCAGGGCGCGGCGCAGCCAACGGCCGTCTTTTCTCGCAAGCAACTGGCCGACGAGTGGCTCGCCAGGACGAAGTACTCGGGCACGCTCGTGGCGTACCCTCTCGACGAATCTCGCTATGACATGGAAAGGCGGCTGGGTAGATACCCTCTGCCACTCGCTGGCTCGGCAGCCGCCTCCCGTTGA
- a CDS encoding sensor histidine kinase encodes MATGSRSPEFTRARPRLWMVFAAVGLGTLVLALLGLVLVRVYDDQLIRQTESELIAQGVVVSEVYRDLLREKVGTRDYGLSRVAPWPFPTAKGSHLRPILPSLRASDEVLPPAEGPPDSAIPAEPLARQAGDQLAPLLIHVGRSTLAGIRVVDLQGVVVASSASGLGTTLMAREEVQRALRGELRSVLRRRIADPEDAPLASLSRDTGVRVTVVLPVLEEEKVWGAVVLSRTPMTFAKAVYADRWNLTATGLVLLGVVALMSLAAAALVVRPVRALVRQTRAIAASAPEGFEPVARPVVQELAELSESLAGMATALRDRNQYIRSFAANVSHEFKTPLASIQGAVELLRDSADSMSPEQRERFLSNIDADARRLTRLVQRLLELARADSLVARPSRTEVAPVLEALAERGRAQGLAVEVGAVSPGLTLGLPAEVLEDTVWQLIVNASQHGGEGVRVRLEADAVPGEGRGWVVVRDDGRGISEANRARVFDAFFTTARERGGTGLGLTIAQSMLRAFGARLELLPTEEKGTAFAVVA; translated from the coding sequence TTGGCTACCGGCTCGCGATCCCCTGAGTTCACGCGCGCCCGCCCGCGCCTGTGGATGGTCTTCGCGGCGGTGGGGCTGGGGACTCTCGTGCTCGCGCTGCTCGGCCTGGTGCTCGTCCGGGTCTATGACGATCAGCTCATCCGCCAGACGGAGAGCGAGCTCATCGCCCAGGGCGTCGTGGTCTCCGAGGTGTACCGCGATTTGCTGCGCGAGAAGGTGGGGACCCGGGACTATGGCCTGAGCCGTGTCGCGCCCTGGCCGTTCCCGACAGCCAAGGGCTCGCATCTGCGGCCCATCCTCCCTTCACTCCGGGCCTCGGACGAGGTGCTGCCCCCGGCGGAAGGACCCCCGGATTCCGCCATCCCCGCCGAGCCCCTCGCGCGACAGGCGGGCGACCAGCTCGCTCCGCTGCTCATCCACGTGGGGCGATCCACGCTGGCCGGCATCCGGGTGGTGGACCTTCAGGGCGTGGTGGTGGCCAGCAGTGCCTCGGGCCTCGGAACCACGCTGATGGCCCGGGAGGAGGTCCAGCGGGCCCTGCGCGGCGAGCTCCGGAGTGTGCTGCGCCGGCGCATCGCGGATCCCGAGGACGCACCGCTCGCCTCGCTGAGCCGCGACACGGGTGTGCGGGTGACGGTGGTCCTGCCCGTGCTCGAGGAGGAGAAGGTCTGGGGCGCGGTGGTGCTCTCCCGTACGCCCATGACGTTCGCCAAGGCCGTCTACGCGGACCGGTGGAATCTCACGGCGACCGGGTTGGTGTTGCTGGGCGTGGTGGCGCTGATGTCCCTGGCCGCCGCGGCGCTGGTGGTCCGTCCGGTGCGAGCCCTGGTGCGGCAGACGCGAGCCATCGCCGCCAGCGCGCCCGAGGGCTTCGAGCCGGTTGCACGCCCGGTCGTGCAAGAGCTCGCCGAGCTCTCCGAGTCCCTGGCCGGAATGGCCACCGCGCTGAGGGATCGCAACCAGTACATCCGCTCCTTCGCGGCGAACGTGTCGCACGAGTTCAAGACGCCGCTGGCCTCCATCCAGGGCGCGGTGGAGCTGCTGCGCGACAGCGCCGACAGCATGTCCCCCGAGCAGCGCGAGCGCTTCCTGTCCAACATCGACGCGGACGCGCGGCGTCTCACCCGGCTGGTGCAGCGGCTGCTGGAGCTCGCGCGCGCGGACTCGCTGGTGGCCCGCCCCTCGCGGACGGAGGTTGCTCCGGTGCTGGAGGCCCTCGCGGAGCGTGGCCGGGCGCAGGGACTCGCCGTGGAGGTGGGCGCGGTATCGCCAGGGCTCACCCTGGGGCTGCCCGCGGAGGTGCTGGAGGACACCGTCTGGCAGCTCATCGTCAACGCCTCGCAGCACGGGGGCGAGGGCGTGCGGGTGCGGCTGGAGGCGGACGCGGTGCCGGGCGAGGGGAGGGGCTGGGTGGTGGTACGGGACGATGGGAGGGGCATCTCCGAGGCCAATAGGGCGCGCGTCTTCGATGCCTTCTTCACGACGGCGCGGGAGCGGGGAGGCACGGGGCTCGGGTTGACGATCGCCCAGTCGATGCTGCGCGCCTTCGGTGCCCGCCTGGAGCTGCTGCCCACGGAGGAGAAGGGGACTGCCTTCGCCGTGGTGGCGTAG
- a CDS encoding response regulator transcription factor — protein MTEPPSILVVDDDPHLREVVGFALTQAGFHVEQASDGRAGLEQVRRSVPALIVLDIMMPEMDGLEMCREVRRTHEIPIVFLSSRDDEVDRILGLELGGDDYITKPFSPRELVARIKAVLRRVRATPSASPAAPAATASQVLQRGPLRLDLDLWRAYWNEREVVLTVTEFHLLAALLRAPGKAFTRDELMTRVYEDVVVSDRTIDSHVRHIRQKFAAAGGEVIQTVHGLGYRLAIP, from the coding sequence GTGACCGAACCTCCTTCCATCCTGGTGGTCGATGATGATCCACACCTGCGTGAGGTGGTGGGGTTCGCCCTCACGCAGGCGGGCTTCCATGTCGAGCAGGCCTCCGATGGGAGAGCAGGCCTGGAGCAGGTGCGGCGCTCGGTGCCCGCGCTGATCGTCCTGGACATCATGATGCCCGAGATGGATGGGCTGGAGATGTGCCGCGAGGTCCGCCGCACGCACGAGATTCCCATCGTGTTCCTCTCCTCGCGAGACGACGAGGTGGACCGGATTCTCGGGCTGGAGCTGGGCGGTGACGACTACATCACCAAGCCCTTCAGTCCGCGCGAGCTGGTGGCGCGCATCAAGGCCGTGCTGCGCCGGGTCCGAGCCACCCCGAGCGCGAGTCCCGCGGCACCCGCTGCCACGGCCTCGCAGGTGCTGCAACGGGGGCCTCTGCGGCTGGACCTCGACCTGTGGCGCGCGTACTGGAACGAGCGGGAGGTGGTGCTGACGGTCACCGAGTTCCACCTGCTCGCCGCGCTTCTCCGCGCGCCCGGCAAGGCGTTCACCCGGGACGAGCTGATGACGCGTGTCTATGAGGACGTGGTGGTGAGTGATCGCACCATCGACAGCCACGTGCGGCACATCCGGCAGAAGTTCGCCGCGGCCGGAGGCGAGGTCATCCAGACGGTGCACGGCCTTGGCTACCGGCTCGCGATCCCCTGA
- a CDS encoding outer membrane beta-barrel protein translates to MRTLFISLAVLATGCATTPPAKTAAQRLAELKRERQEQGAGQDQVSEQADAPEARQTESTPTNEASAQPTEEAQPSTPVASVNEPSPEPPEPPEPPEPPEPPEPPEPPEPPEPPEPPEPPEAPTLVVVPVQPEETTGPRAGRFGIRGTLFGAGFGLPTISTPQGSGSTVGVRYFLSDWVGMDFEVGFALASADKEIVTGLGAGIGLNLYGGTPGDAFRPYFAAGLGATGVTGSGLEGSTSVSFSAGGGMEFWLIPRLSVNAGLMLSLAADPENDVLFLGTVRPGIGLTLYTK, encoded by the coding sequence TTGCGTACGCTGTTCATCTCATTGGCCGTGCTCGCCACGGGTTGTGCCACGACACCGCCGGCCAAGACCGCGGCCCAGCGCCTCGCGGAGCTCAAGCGCGAGCGCCAGGAGCAGGGGGCCGGGCAGGATCAGGTTTCCGAGCAGGCCGATGCCCCGGAGGCACGGCAAACCGAGAGCACTCCCACGAACGAGGCTTCGGCTCAGCCCACGGAGGAAGCCCAGCCGTCCACTCCGGTTGCCTCCGTGAATGAGCCGTCTCCGGAGCCGCCCGAGCCCCCGGAGCCGCCCGAGCCCCCGGAGCCGCCCGAGCCCCCGGAGCCGCCCGAGCCCCCGGAGCCGCCCGAGCCCCCGGAGCCGCCCGAGGCTCCGACCCTGGTGGTGGTCCCTGTTCAGCCGGAGGAGACGACGGGTCCTCGCGCGGGTCGGTTCGGCATCCGCGGCACGCTGTTCGGCGCTGGTTTCGGCCTTCCCACGATCAGTACGCCCCAGGGTTCCGGCTCGACGGTGGGCGTTCGCTATTTCCTCAGCGACTGGGTGGGCATGGACTTCGAGGTGGGCTTCGCCCTCGCGTCGGCGGACAAGGAGATCGTCACGGGGCTGGGCGCGGGCATCGGGCTGAACCTCTACGGCGGCACCCCAGGAGACGCGTTCCGTCCCTACTTCGCGGCCGGGTTGGGGGCGACCGGCGTCACGGGCAGCGGGCTCGAGGGCTCCACCTCGGTGTCGTTCTCCGCGGGTGGAGGAATGGAGTTCTGGCTGATCCCCCGACTCTCGGTGAACGCGGGCCTGATGCTGTCACTGGCCGCCGACCCGGAAAATGACGTCCTCTTCCTCGGGACGGTTCGCCCGGGAATCGGCCTGACGCTCTACACGAAGTGA
- a CDS encoding serine hydrolase, giving the protein MFSTALLLLLAATPSGTETLRASLQERIAQVKGASVAVAFQHLGDSKDSLFLEADRSFHAASTMKVPVMIELFRQADSGKLSLDQPVTLANQFASIVDGSPYSLEAKDDEDAALYERLGKPVPVRELVKRMITRSSNLATNTVIALVDPKRVTKTLRSLGARQMAVLRGVEDGKAYEKGLNNTTTARDLATVMAAIERGQAASPASTKAMRSILLAQELNQEIPAGLPAGTPVAHKTGQISGVLHDAAIVYPSGRSPYVLVVLTSGIPDEKVARALIVELSRRVYAHVTR; this is encoded by the coding sequence ATGTTCTCCACCGCGCTCCTGCTCCTCCTCGCCGCGACACCGTCTGGCACCGAAACCCTCCGCGCCTCCCTCCAGGAGCGCATCGCCCAGGTGAAGGGCGCGTCCGTGGCGGTCGCCTTCCAGCACCTCGGTGATTCCAAGGACTCACTGTTCCTGGAGGCCGACCGCTCCTTCCATGCGGCCAGCACCATGAAGGTGCCGGTGATGATCGAGCTCTTCCGACAGGCCGATTCCGGCAAGCTGTCGCTGGACCAACCGGTGACGCTGGCCAACCAGTTCGCGTCCATCGTGGATGGCTCGCCGTACTCCCTGGAGGCCAAGGACGACGAGGACGCGGCCCTCTACGAGCGGCTCGGCAAGCCGGTGCCGGTGCGCGAGCTCGTCAAGCGGATGATCACCCGCTCGAGCAACCTGGCCACCAACACGGTCATCGCCCTGGTGGACCCGAAGCGCGTCACGAAGACCCTGCGCTCGCTGGGGGCCCGCCAGATGGCCGTCCTGCGCGGTGTGGAGGATGGGAAGGCGTACGAGAAGGGTCTGAACAACACCACGACTGCGAGGGATCTCGCCACCGTGATGGCCGCCATCGAGCGGGGGCAGGCCGCGTCACCCGCTTCCACGAAGGCCATGCGCTCCATCCTGCTGGCCCAGGAGCTGAACCAGGAGATCCCAGCGGGACTGCCCGCGGGCACTCCCGTGGCGCACAAGACGGGGCAGATCTCCGGTGTCCTTCATGACGCCGCCATCGTCTACCCGTCGGGCCGTTCGCCCTATGTCCTCGTGGTGCTCACCAGCGGCATCCCGGACGAGAAGGTGGCCCGCGCGCTCATCGTGGAGCTCTCCCGGCGGGTTTACGCGCACGTGACTCGCTGA